In Quercus robur chromosome 11, dhQueRobu3.1, whole genome shotgun sequence, the sequence taaccaaaaaaatttccttctttttctatGATACTTTCATTGATTAAGTAATTTACAAAATAGATCCAAACATTCAATTAATAGTGATTCAATGttatcaaattatccaaataaaaaattaaataactaaaaaagTGCTACATAACTAAAAATGTTCCAAAGTAAGTCAAATTCAAGCTTGGAACTCAAGTTCTAAAAATGTGctacataacttttttttttagagagtttcaacctatggcgtctgctcctaatgatagctcattatcattagaccaagataccaatcagttttttgtgtaggcggggattgaaccctatatctcttatacaaccatcagagattttaccaattgaactaactggaaTCCACATGTActatataactaaataagtttgagtGAAGGcttttcaattaatttgtatgCAAAAACATAATATTTGGCATAAAAGCCCTTACTCACGCAATTCCATATGTACCCAAGGTTGTATTACTCATAGAAAAATGAATAACTTGTCTTCCTTGACAATATGCATGATGTCCAACATCAACAAAATGAATTCTTCATATAATCTTGTAGTTTTGATGTGCTTCATCTTTTTCATCGAATCCCTATTAAGTAATAACCAAAGTTTAACAAGGAATGAATTGATCGTTTAACTCCTCCTTTAATGCCTCCTATTAAGCAATTTCCTGTTGCCAGTATTTTGATTATCTTCCACCTAAGTCCTCCACCAAAACTAGGAATACTTGATAAGGTACATGTTAATGATGGTCACTTTTAAAGGGTCCATTTagaatccgcttattttgctgaaactgaaaactttttgctaaaaatattgtaaataaaggtaaaaattatctaaaatagtataatggaacccatgaatagtagtaaaaataaactaaatagtaaaataagttggcaaaaattatttttgccaaacattCACTAACTATCTTAAACACGAGTAACTTTGAAATACTACTCTAtgtcccataaaaaaaaaatcctccaaaTATCAAACACTTCGATTACCCTTAAATGAATTTGGTTCGAGAATTTTTGCCTTCATGGACACTTCCCCTCCACTATAAAGTCCACTAACGAACGAATTGGGcctagtacaagtacaagttcAGTCCATTTAGCTTGAGTTAAGATCGAGTATGAGTTAAAAACTTATCAAGTAAAATGGATTGTTGTTTCTATTAAGCATATTATCTAATACTTTGTTCGAGTACAAGCGGAATAATGGATCAGCTCCAATTTAACCATGTTTAGAAGAGGAGTTGGAGGGGATAAAgtggaaaaaagaaatatgaagaAGGAGATTCCACCGTTTAAATCTCCAAGAGGGAGTTTTGCAATAATATACACttcttgtttttaatttttgtcgaTGTTTCGGTTTTAACCtcatttcttatattttattttatactatacgaaataaaaattccatttcaatctaatctaagtatatatgtgtgtgaatttcaattaaattaagggtatttttgaaagtgaaaaaaataaaataataatagctAACTTTTCGAATCATttgattaacaaaaaaaaaaaaaaaaacacttattatTCACcaagtatatttatttatttaaatgcgATATTATTCCTCAAGTTCTTTTGCATTTGGATTACGATTTGTTTTCTTGTGGCagttcattttatttattttgaaaaacgaACAAGCCTTTTGGACTTGTCCTCATCAACATCTGCGGACTGCGGTTCATTTCATTtgatcactctctctctctgactctctgTGTATtcaaaaaccctaaacccaaatctccatctctttctctttggttGAAGCGTGAATTGGGAATTGGGAATTGGGGGATGGAGTTGGAGGTGAGGTTGGTTGGGGGAATAGAGAATTGCTTCGTATCGCTCCCTTTTCCTCTTGTCCAAACTCTCGACTCCTCTTCCGCTCATCTCCTCACCCTCGAGCTTCGCTCTCGCACCGGCCACCGCTGGTTCGTCGCCTGGTCCGGCGCCACCTCCACTTCCTCCTCCTCCGCAATTGAGGTACTACTCATTTTCTCTCACAACAACTAAattttacatctttttttttcagtcACAAACTGCCACCTTAGAAAAACACAATCCCATTTTGATtagttgctttgatatattagtATTGTATTGACTACCTAATACTGGTTCATAAATGGGTCTACATTAAAAATCGAAAAAATTGAGTTACTTGAATTGAACACAAGagtttattaaagaaaaatatatatgttgtgGTTTTGACATGTGAGAGACGCATGTTGGAATGTTTATGCACAAAAAGCACGGACTTGAGTACGGGTACGACacaatttatgaaaaatgataacATGACATGGCGGGTGTTGTTCACGGGTACCCCGCGTACCCAAATGAAGTGTCTATGCTTCCTAGGTTTTTTGCAAGTTTATTCATATTCAAAATTAGGGTCAGCTACATGTATTCTTTTGTGCAATTGAATCCTATACAAAATTATATTCTTTGTAGTTTCTttaatttacacatttttttaggacttctactaatgttattttagttattattttccCGTTACCTCGGCTTGAATGAACTCATTTTGCCTTACTGGTGTATTGATTGCTCTCATCTGCACTTGACCAAACCATCTTAAGTGATCCTATTTCATCTTTTCATTGATGGGGGTGGTCCGTATTGATGATATCTATTTGAATAATGTTTGTCCCACTTTTGAAGGTAATTAAATATGACTCCTTTTTCTCGAACCAATTGTTCATAAATATTGTATCATATGTTGTTGCAAAGTGTAGAGTAGTATTTCCTGATTCATTACTTACTCTATGCCCTTGGCTTTCATGAATTCTTCGAAACCCCTCCATTCTCTTCTCAAACATGACCATTGAGGCCTCGTCCAGTAAAAATCTTTTCCCTGTTTAGGTAGCTCTTGAATTAATTTATTCATGTCCtcccaaaaattttgtttgatggATTCTTCCAACCCCATTTGAGGAGCGTACGCACTAACTATGTTATTCGTGTCTTCttctaaaaagaaattttattaaataaattttatccgTTATTCTCCTAACCTTAATCCTTGCCCCATTTATATTTGTATCTTTTCCTGTAGACCATAATTTATATGCCGTATGTTCAATTTCTCTAGATTTCTCACTTACCTAATTAGTCTCCCGAAGGTGCACTAGGTTTAATCTTTTTTCTAGTCGCTGTATCTTCTATTTCCCctaattttttctattatagaCACCATATTCAGAGTGCCTATACGAATCCTACTCTTCTAGGATAATTTCTTTACTTACATCTCTCCATCAAAGTTCGAGAGCTCTTACCTATTTCTTACTACACCTGAACGCTGATGTAGTGTATTGCTTGCAGGGCACACCCTAGCTAACCTTTGCCCACTTTTCAATGCATCTGGGGTTTGATGCAGTGCTTTGCTAATAGGGGACGACCCAACTTGTATATGTAGTGTATCCATTAATTGACTATATTTTACACTAGCCATCAACCTACATTAACCCTCTTCCATTTTCTGAGCCTAGGACCAACTCTAAAAAAATGCATGACACTATGCACAGATACAAATGGAGTAATTGTACTGTAATGTTAtattatcttataaaaaaatgttattttacaaattattgtgAATAATCCATGCCTTAAAGCTGCAATCTATTGCTCTATTTTTCATATCATGTTCCAGTTGAGAATTAATTTGTGGTTCATTGTTTATAAATCATTTGCCAATGGCTCCTTCTTGTATTCTATGTATTTGTCTtcgaaaaaattatttttgtttcctaaCTCCACTATAGGTCTCCCAACAATTCGCAGAATGCATTGCACTGCCAGATCGTACCGCAGTTCAAGTTCGAGCCATTTCCAATGTGGCAAAGGCTACTCTAGTTACTATAGAACCCCATAGTGAGGATGATTGGGAAGTTTTGGAACTTAACTCTGAGCATGCAGAGGCAGCTATATTGAACCAGGTACTTTTCTTCTGTTATGTCAATCTTCTATTTTAGTTTCCTTGCTGTCCAATTAAATCTGCATAGTTCTTTTGTTGTGTTTAGCCTTTTAtcacgtgtgtgtgtgtgttcatctatatattttttgattggtAATTTTCACATGCACTCAGTGGGTCTTGAACTCACGACCTCACCATTCATCCAATTATCCTGGGAGGAAGTACCAATTAAGCTATAGCTCATTAGAGTTTGTGTGTGTATTAatacatattctttttttaatttgccGTTTGAGTCCTATAGTCTTAGGAATGGTTGCACAATGTTTCcttttccttatttatttttattttcataaagcGGTTTTTCAAGGTATTTGCCCATATAGGCTCTTATATCCATATTGGAGTTCAATTATTAGTCATTGCCTCCTTTACTAAATACAGGTCAGGATCGTCCATGAAGCAATGAAATTTCCTTTGTGGTTGCATGGTCGCACTGTCACTACAGTCCGTGTGGTTTCAACCTTTCCCAAGAAAGGGGTGGGTAAGATGATATCtagtatttcttttctcactcAAATGGTAGTACTATTTGGTTCAACTGaagtttgaaaaactttgtTGGTACTTAATTGGAGAATCGCTGCCATTCCTCACCCGTGAATTAAGTAACTcttgtttaacatttttatgtattttactTCTTCATTTACTGAAAAAGGGCTGATTACCCTGAATGCTTGAGTTAAATCACTGATTTGTTTCACTCTCATAACATCTGAACTTGATgatcttctaatttttttgaaattgatattgttcctgttaaattaccgattgtcctaaaagcttaaactattgggatatggtaaatttaatcatttaattacacaattctaacactccccctcacgTGTGGGCCGAAACTACCTTTTAATAGGTGAGGCCCAATATGTGGgaatttaaatgggaggtagagtgtaGGAGACAAGGATTGATTTTAGGATCTCATGCTCTGatatcatgttaaattaccgattgtcctaAAAGTCTAAACTATTGGgatatagtaaatttaatcatttatccACACAATTCTAACAGTTCCAATcctaataaaatttaacaatttaaatatataatacatCACATGGAAAATTACGTTCTATAATGTAAAAATACTTAATGTTGTCATATAACACAAGCATGACTGTGTAAAACAAAACTTCTATtattaatacaaaaattcatagtggatgataaaaataatttaaaataaataatgagagttattttaaatttctataaatttttggTAGTGGACTTTTAGTTGGAGTAGTGTTTTTAAACTTCTTGAAACGTCGTCAATAGAAATTCTTTTAGAACAAActatgttaataattttaatgtattCATAGTGCGTCACATGGCGAAAGCATGTCATACAATGCTTAACAGTTATGTTGAGTCTCAGGATTCAAGTACCACATTCAAGAACCAACTTTTAGGATAGACTATTTGATGTGCCAACGATGTATCTTGGATATAGTAACTTTCTGGTAAAGCTGTCTTTCCATGTTAAAGAAGTTCATTTATGTTTCCCAGTGTTTTCATGtacctattttttctttaacattTATGTTGCATTTCCAAAATGCTTGTTTGTAAGTGCATAAAATGACAGAAAGAAATAATGTTCCTTGGTCCAGCATATGTACCACATAGCTGAAAAACATACTTAGGTTACAATGGTAATCTATCATGTGCTCATGTTGTTCACTGTATGGATTAGGAGAATTGCCgtcatttttatttcatatgGTTAATAAACCATGATAATTGAAGATATATATGTTCGTCTGCTGGAACTTTGTCTAACTTTTGAGGTTCTATCAGTGCAACTTGTGGCAGGAACTGAAGTTGCAGTTGCTCCTAAGAGACGCAAGAAAAATGGGAATGCACATGAAGGTCCTTACATGCAATCTTCTATTAAAGAACATCATTTTGCAAGGGCACTATTGCGCATTCAAGATCCAGACAGGAGATTTATTCACAAAAGTTATGTTAATGGTGTTGAGCTTGGTGTAGTGCTCACTTCTGTTGCTTTTATTCACCCAGAAACTGCTCAAAGCTTCTCATTAGATTCTCTTCAGTTTGTTGTTATAATTCCAAGATCATCATCAGAAGAAAGCTCAAAAAATTCTGATAATGATTCCTTTAGAAAAAGAAGCAGTTCACCTCCAGCGAACAGTGGAAATTTAactgaaaagaagaaaatccGTCAAGCAGTTGTTCATCTTTTAATTTCAGAATCGGTGGCTAAAGGACATGTAATGTTTGCAAAGTCTCTTCGTTTGTATTTGGgagttggattgcattcatgtatGTTACTGCTTCCTGATATTCAATTGAGTTCCTTACTCTACCTTCATTCCTGAAAACttctttttatgtattttgacTTACAAAGCAGAGTGTCTTCTTACTTCCAAAAATGtgtttattttaggtttttagaTGTTATTCTTGTACtatgcttatcaaaaaaatatttttctgtcTTTTTTAATTACTTAGTTGTGCCTATCAGATCATTAGtaataaacttaaaaagaggaaaaatttgAGGTTCAGGCATTTGATTAGTAATATAATAAAGATACCTAAAGGGATGCGATATGCCTGCAGGGGTTCACCTAAAGGGATGTGATGTTAATTTGAAGAAGGATATCCCATCTCTTTCACTTTCTCCTTGCCAATTTAAGAAGCTCAGGAAGAATAAAACTCTCGAGGAAAATGGTCTAGAAGTGCTTGACAGCCAACACAGTCGCGAGGTAAAAAACATGCTTCTGAAAACTAGCTCAGGCAACAATGTGGATCATGTAGATTGGTCAACCCATGATGAAGTTATTGCTGCTCTTTCATATGAATCTTCTTGTGAAGAGGATGGGGAGGCTGCTTGTCAGTCCAACGGTGGAAAGGGATTACAAGCACTTCTTCGGGCATGGTTTCTTGCACAAGTCGATGCCATTGCTTCAAATAAAGGATCAGAAGTTAGTTCATTGCTTTTGGGAAATGAAACTTTGCTTCAATATGAGTTGAAATGTTTCAAGCAGGGGATTCATGGAATGGTACTGGCTTCATCCAATGGTTCTTTGGAAGATGGAAATAAGACTACCGACCTGCTCATCGATGTATCGTATTTATTGATTATTTCTGATGAATCTCTTCAAGGTGGAAGAGTTAATGCATATGAGATTGCTTTTGATCAAAGGAACAATAGTTTGGAGGGTGCCCTTCAAAATCTGAATTTGAGGAACCCCGTCTCCGTCTATTCTGTCCAAAAGAGAACCTCTGACAAAGACATTAGTTCAGATCTATCTTCCTTGAGCTGGATGGGGACAGCTGCATCTGATGTTATTAATAGTaggtatttttccttttgaaattcTTTAATATATAATGCCTTTTGTTGATTCTTGTGTGAGACTTCAATTGTCTGTTGCTTGTAAAATATACCAATTTATGTTTCGTTATAGCTGTGTATACTCAAATACACATGTACATGAGCATGTGTGACAACAGGGACAATAAAAGTTTGGGTTGGAGTTTTAAGAAGACTCATATACTGTCTTCTTATCTATCAACACATGGCAGAATCTCAAAGGTCGATTCTGTTGGTCCAGAAATTAACCTGATGAATAATTCTAGAAGTTGagttttaaaatgtgaaaaattaggAGGAAGGgagaagaaagaggaagaggaaaaattgaaaatagagCGAGACTGATAGAAAAGAAGGAAATCAAAGGTTTAGCGCATAATCAATTAGGACCACACCTTAGCACATATTTATATTAGAGTGATATAGCAAGACTACTTCTtgctaaatataaaataataattgaatataaaaataacaacaTTAACTCTAACACTACCGCTCAAGCTGGAGCATACAATTAAACATGCCCAGCATGAAAGACATTcattgaatggagacatgagcTAGCGACTTCGTGAAAATATCACCCAGTTGATCATCAGAGTggaattattaaatttttgtttatctaaaattgttttttcacTGATATGTATTTCGCGTATGACTATAAGGATGGTGAAAccctttttttccttccctaGAGAAAGCTGTATTTACCTGATAATGTTTTCCAAATGCAGGGATGGTGGTGTTGTTATCCCCCTCTTCTGGGATGTGGTTCAGTTCTTATGATCTTCCTCTCCCTGGACATGTTCTAATATATGGACCTACAGTGAGTCCTGCTTTTGAGTTTTGGTCTCCTTTGTTTGATGATTTAACAATTGAAGGGTGAAGGAAGCTCTTCACAGCTGGTAGATTAGATATCGAGGGAATGGGCAAAAATGACTTGCATGCTCTTCCATTTATGATACCCATTTATTGTCGTTTTACATGCTTCCTAAAGTAATTCTCATTTGTATTAGAAGTTTTGCCTAAAATAGGTTACTTCACTCAAAAGTACTAAGGTTTGGACATTAAAATTGAAACACATTCATTCAATGTCGTCCATAATTTTGTTTAGGTACCTACAACAACAAAACtttagttccaaaattttggggtctgTGTAGGCCCCTCAAGATTGGAAAATAGTTTCAAGGTTTTCAAGCACATCTTTTGAAATTTGTATTAAGTTCCGAGGCATGCATAATTTTGAACCTGTTGGTACTTATGTGAGTGAGAGAAAGAGTCCAGGTTGATATACAATTTCCTAATTAGGTTCTGTATGACCATGTAACAAGAAGTGgttgtgtatatatgtatagagtttgaattatatgtttgttttcttaaagCATCTATTTTAAAACTCAACATAGTTaataccaacaaaaaaagtGGTGGCTACGTGATTCTTTTTTACAGTCATTAAAATGcttgtgttttttatatttgttaaatttcTAAGGAACAAAGTTTCCTCAAGTTTTGGGATATCAAATAATAAGATTATTATTTATATCAACAGCACCATTAATACTTTAACTTGGCATTTCTCTGACTAATAGGGTTCTGGAAAGACATTATTAGCAAGAGCTGTTGCAAAATCCCTGGAAGATCATGAAGACCTTTTAGCACACATGTATGggcttatttttataatatttttccttcttttgatGGTCATTGACATATTCGAAATGTTGATTTTAAGGGGGAATGAGTCTATGGGTTAAGCTGCTTTCTTTGTCCCCAAAATGTTAAATCAAGACAGGGATTTTGTGGAATGAAGTGTGTATAAACTATTCTAATGAAGCTTCGTGTTTGCAGTGTTTTTGTATGTTGCTCTCGTCTTGCTTTAGAAAAGGCCTCGACCATTCGACAAGAACTTTCCAGCCACATCTCTGATGCTTTAGATCATGCACCATCAATTATCATCTTTGATGATCTTGACAGcatcatttcttcttcttctaatttgGAAGGATCTCAACCGTCAACCTCTGTTCTTGCATTAATGGAATTTCTAACGGACATTATGGATGAATACGGGGTAATGATTTTTATGGTGTTTTAGTTCCACTTTCCCTAGAATGgtgttttttcttcaataatatttagtttattatGTAGTTAATGTTTTTATCTGCTggaataataaatataaatatggacttttttaaaaatatttttcttaatgatAAGCACTTCACCTTATGAAAATTGAACCCATGATCTCGTCCGCCATCCTCTTCTTGAAGTGGAGGTGCTATTTGCCCTAAAAATCATTTAGGCTGCTGTCATCAATTGAAGTAAACAGTGTTTGAGGTATCAATTAGCAAAGTAGCAATCAAATTAGTGCAATTACTTTTTCccctaaacaaaaaattttaatatggaaAGGAGTTACAAGGATAAATTGTCTATAAAGCACAACACTGGGAAAAAAAGCCAgtaaataatgaaagaaataaaaatggtCAATCCAAAGTGGAAGCTCCCGTGAAAACACTCCTTTAAATGAGCTCCTGCATTTGCTAGACTTGAGTAATCATCTGTCATAAAAAGCTTATGCTGCTAGGAAGTGGGCTAAGAATGTATTTAAAGTTGTCTTACATAAACTTTCTCCCTCACAATTAAGCCCTCCCAGTAAAATTCAACCATTCGTGGGTCTTGCACGTGCAAAATAGTAGAAATTACCTGAAAGTGCGGTAACGAAGACTTGAACAATGACCTCACTTAGAGCCTCGCACTAATGCCATGTTAATAATGATATGAAAGGTTAGGCTATTAGGGGTGTTCGTTATACCTGAAAGTGGTGCATTGTACCCTTAGTATACTTCCTGTGTCCTGgggtgtttgtttttttattaataaatttctgttatttatcaaggaaaaaaaaagaataagaaaggTTAGGCTATTAGGAAGGAGGCTAGCAATGCATAACAAGCTGATTGACTCACTAAGTTGGTGACGAAAATCTAGGGTGCTTCGGCTTAAGGAAGGTGATAGAAACACTGGGTTTTTCCATGGAGGAATAATTATATTAGTAGTCTCAAAGTGGGAGATGGAGTAACTTCCAATCAAGATGAGATCAGGATTAGAATTGAACAATTCTATTCAAATGTCTATCATGAATTGGTGTGGAAATCTTGTCTTAAAGATGTATTTCTTGAACCGTTTAGAATTGCAGTAGATAAGAATACTTTAGTTGCACCCATCTGTTTGAATTTGAGATTGTAATTATTTAGGAGTGGTTGACTTCTTATTGCGGTGGTGGAATTGGTTTGGGGGGCACTCTTTGGAGATATGGAATTTTACTCTGTTATGTGTGATGTGGCAGTTGTGTAGGGAGAGGAATGCACTTTTGAGGCTAATATAGATCAAAAAACCAGCTAGAAGCTTTGCTAATTCCTACCTTGTTTGATTAGTCCTGTGTGTGGGGTCTTACATATGGTATCACTCTCATAGATTTCATACTCATTAAGTTTTTGTGCTAagttttgtaattcttttaggTTACAGAGTGCTCATCATCGTGAGCTTGTGTAACCTTTTTCATTAATAGATCTGATTgcttatccttttttttttccaagtatgATGGAGTTCTGAAAAGAGTGGAGAGTCTAAATGCCATTGTAGCTATAGTTTTGCTGTCTTAATAGTCAACTAACAGAATCTTTTTTGGTACACTGAACAGGAAAAGAGGAAGAGCTCATGTGGAATTGGTCCTATTGCCTTCATAGCATCTGTCAAGTCACTAGAGAATATACCGCAATCATTGAGCTCTTCAGGTATGTGTCTTCTTGCATGTATTATGGTTACTATCGTGTGTTTGCAGTGGAGCTGAAAGAAATTGTGGTTTCATATTCTGAATTATTGCCTTTGTGAATTTGGTCATTATCAGGAAGGTTTGACTTCCATGTTCAACTTCCTGCTCCTGCTGCCTCAGAACGCGGGGCTATATTGAAGCATGAAATTCAGAAGCGTTCCTTACAATGTTCTGATGACATCTTGTTAGACGTAGCTTCCAAATGTGATGGCTATGATGCATATGATCTGGTATTAAGCTTTTTCCAAGTTTATTAATCAAATGGCTACGTTTCATTGTTTATATTTGTAAAAGGCATACTCCATTACAAACCATCATTATATTACCCCAGATTTCAATCTTATGTGTTGCTCTTTGGTACTTCGTATTATGTGCTCACTTTAAAATAGTGCTTATATAGGTGACAACTTTAGAGTATGTTTaccactcttttcttttcctgacTATTATTACAAACTACAATTAGAATTGGGGATAAGGTCAattttagagtaaaaacaatctCTACCTAGGAAGCCAAGCAAAGAAGCCTTATTATGtctttttctcatttgtttttaaaatgggGCCAATTTAGCATCTGGGCTAGGGATGAGGCAAAAAAATATCATGCTAATTTTTCCTATGAAACATGCGTGGAAATTTTCTTCTATTTAGTGGCTTGATGAATTGTCTAGATGTTAGAGAGTGTGGATCCAGCATGCTTGgatttactgttttttttttttttttttccaataaatttCTCTTAttccttaaaatatatatatatatatatatatttatatgtgagAGTGTCGAACCAGAGAACAGTTTAATGTGCTTACTACTATTCAATTCAAGGGATTTTTGGTTGTTAGTTAGTACACACTCtgtctttccctcttttttctaataaagttttacttatcaaaaaaaaaaaaaaaattggtcagtAGTGTTTTTGCTTTATGGTGTCTGGTGGTTGATGCCTAGGACATTTTGAGTTTGTTAGGATTTTTGAGAGTGAGTTCTGGATGGCATGGAAGCAGTGTGACctggagtgtttttttttttttttgatagataacaaaaaattttattaagaaaaaaatagccAACCCGTGTACATTGGGGACCTAGAGTGTTCTACAACTTGTTTTATATAGTTATATGCCAAAAAGAAACTGCTCTTCTATTTTCTTGATTTCCTTCAATCTCGGATTCCTAGGGGTGTTGGGTGTGACAATTCCCATTGGTGTCTTAATGGAAATGGCAAGTTTGATATTCGGTCCTATTACAATAAGATCCAAGGTGCTTCTATCCCTAGTTTCCCTTGGAAGAGaatttggaaagttaaggttCCTAAAAGAGTGGCTTTTTTTATGTGGACAGTAGCTCATAGTATACTCACCTTGGATAATCTGATGCTCTGGGGTCTCTCTTTGGCGAATCGGTGTTGTATGTGCTGCTGCAATGAGGAATCTATGGATCATCTTCTCTTACATTGTCCTGTAGCTCACTTGTTGCGGATACAAATGTTACAAGTATTTGGGATCCaatgggtcatgccaggttctGTGGAGAGTTTGGTGTCTTGTTGGAGTTATTGGCTAGGGAAATTTGCTTCAGACATTTGGAATATAGTTCCTAGTTGTTTGATGTGGGTTGTTTGGATGGAAAGAAATCGGCGCTCTTTTAAGGCTAAAGAGAAATCGCTTGTTCAGTTACAAGCTCTATGCTAGGgtactttgtttgattggtctaggtgCTGG encodes:
- the LOC126707558 gene encoding peroxisome biogenesis protein 1 isoform X3 yields the protein MELEVRLVGGIENCFVSLPFPLVQTLDSSSAHLLTLELRSRTGHRWFVAWSGATSTSSSSAIEVSQQFAECIALPDRTAVQVRAISNVAKATLVTIEPHSEDDWEVLELNSEHAEAAILNQVRIVHEAMKFPLWLHGRTVTTVRVVSTFPKKGVVQLVAGTEVAVAPKRRKKNGNAHEGPYMQSSIKEHHFARALLRIQDPDRRFIHKSYVNGVELGVVLTSVAFIHPETAQSFSLDSLQFVVIIPRSSSEESSKNSDNDSFRKRSSSPPANSGNLTEKKKIRQAVVHLLISESVAKGHVMFAKSLRLYLGVGLHSWVHLKGCDVNLKKDIPSLSLSPCQFKKLRKNKTLEENGLEVLDSQHSREVKNMLLKTSSGNNVDHVDWSTHDEVIAALSYESSCEEDGEAACQSNGGKGLQALLRAWFLAQVDAIASNKGSEVSSLLLGNETLLQYELKCFKQGIHGMVLASSNGSLEDGNKTTDLLIDVSYLLIISDESLQGGRVNAYEIAFDQRNNSLEGALQNLNLRNPVSVYSVQKRTSDKDISSDLSSLSWMGTAASDVINRMVVLLSPSSGMWFSSYDLPLPGHVLIYGPTGSGKTLLARAVAKSLEDHEDLLAHIVFVCCSRLALEKASTIRQELSSHISDALDHAPSIIIFDDLDSIISSSSNLEGSQPSTSVLALMEFLTDIMDEYGEKRKSSCGIGPIAFIASVKSLENIPQSLSSSGRFDFHVQLPAPAASERGAILKHEIQKRSLQCSDDILLDVASKCDGYDAYDLEILVDRSVHAAIGRFLPPHSVFDKDEKPRLVREDFSQAMREFLPVAMRDMTKSASEVGRSGWDDVGGLIDIQNTIKEIIELPSKFPNTFSQAPLRLRSNVLLYGPPGCGKTHIVGAAAAACSLRFISVKGPELLNKYIGASEQAVRDIFSKANAAAPCLLFFDEFDSIAPKRGHDNTGVTDRVVNQFLTELDGIEVLTGVFVFAATRGKNIFPPLL
- the LOC126707558 gene encoding peroxisome biogenesis protein 1 isoform X1, encoding MELEVRLVGGIENCFVSLPFPLVQTLDSSSAHLLTLELRSRTGHRWFVAWSGATSTSSSSAIEVSQQFAECIALPDRTAVQVRAISNVAKATLVTIEPHSEDDWEVLELNSEHAEAAILNQVRIVHEAMKFPLWLHGRTVTTVRVVSTFPKKGVVQLVAGTEVAVAPKRRKKNGNAHEGPYMQSSIKEHHFARALLRIQDPDRRFIHKSYVNGVELGVVLTSVAFIHPETAQSFSLDSLQFVVIIPRSSSEESSKNSDNDSFRKRSSSPPANSGNLTEKKKIRQAVVHLLISESVAKGHVMFAKSLRLYLGVGLHSWVHLKGCDVNLKKDIPSLSLSPCQFKKLRKNKTLEENGLEVLDSQHSREVKNMLLKTSSGNNVDHVDWSTHDEVIAALSYESSCEEDGEAACQSNGGKGLQALLRAWFLAQVDAIASNKGSEVSSLLLGNETLLQYELKCFKQGIHGMVLASSNGSLEDGNKTTDLLIDVSYLLIISDESLQGGRVNAYEIAFDQRNNSLEGALQNLNLRNPVSVYSVQKRTSDKDISSDLSSLSWMGTAASDVINRMVVLLSPSSGMWFSSYDLPLPGHVLIYGPTGSGKTLLARAVAKSLEDHEDLLAHIVFVCCSRLALEKASTIRQELSSHISDALDHAPSIIIFDDLDSIISSSSNLEGSQPSTSVLALMEFLTDIMDEYGEKRKSSCGIGPIAFIASVKSLENIPQSLSSSGRFDFHVQLPAPAASERGAILKHEIQKRSLQCSDDILLDVASKCDGYDAYDLEILVDRSVHAAIGRFLPPHSVFDKDEKPRLVREDFSQAMREFLPVAMRDMTKSASEVGRSGWDDVGGLIDIQNTIKEIIELPSKFPNTFSQAPLRLRSNVLLYGPPGCGKTHIVGAAAAACSLRFISVKGPELLNKYIGASEQAVRDIFSKANAAAPCLLFFDEFDSIAPKRGHDNTGVTDRVVNQFLTELDGIEVLTGVFVFAATSRPDLLDAALLRPGRLDRLLFCDFPSQQERLDILTVLSRKLPLENDVELDAIAHMTDGFSGADLQALLSDAQLAAVHDLLDSADTSEPNKKPVITDSLLKSTANKARPSVSETEKQRLYNIYKEFLDSKRSVAAQSRDAKGKRATLA